One stretch of Arachis hypogaea cultivar Tifrunner chromosome 20, arahy.Tifrunner.gnm2.J5K5, whole genome shotgun sequence DNA includes these proteins:
- the LOC112785909 gene encoding uncharacterized protein — MVKMFKKVEVTIPLFDAIHQVPKYAKFLKDLCMNRDRIHELETIPLGSFISALMGSIPEKCVDLGPCLASCVIDGVQFIDCMCDLGACVSIMPLSIYHLLKLPPLKWSAARFVLADKSIITVSGIAEDVLVNIKSLIFPIDFHIIEMPPSESERASSILLGRPFLRTSRFKLDAHSGTYSFEIDGRVVSFSLEETMRQPLENHSIFRCDLIGNIVAEVHYAKLEEKHMVEEDSEDPSEEVQVTSQEQKLELKSLPPHLKFGSPRAIVSDQGSHFCNKKMEGLMRKYSIMHKVATAYHPQTNGQAEVSNREIKCILERIVKPNRKDWSAKVTNALWAYRTAYKTPIGISPFWLVYGKACHLPVEIEHKAYWAIKECNSSLGGAGVERKLQLAELECLRLEAYENSRLYKEKMKAVHDRNIRGQSGEGSEQVPQPLLRTCLPLDQTEKLSCGAFSSPSGPCHTAHHTPYRTVAMGVPIAELREANLS, encoded by the exons ATGGTAAAGATGTTCAAGAAAGTGGAGGTAActatccccctctttgatgctatacATCAAGTGCCTAAATATGCGAAATTTCTTAAAGACTTGTGTATGAACAGAGATAGAATTCATGAGTTGGAAACCATTCCATTGGGGAGTTTCATTTCGGCTTTGATGGGATCCATTCCGGAAAAATGTGTTGATCTGGGGCCTTGTTTAGCCTCTTGTGTCATTGATGGAGTCCAATTCATTGATTGTATGTGCGACCTTGGTGCATGCGTTAGCATTATGCCTCTTTCCATTTATCATCTATTGAAGCTTCCACCGTTGAAGTGGTCAGCGGCTAGGTTTGTCTTGGCGGACAAGAGCATAATAACCGTGTCGGGTATTGCGGAAGATGTGTTGGTCAACATAAAGAGTTTGATATTCCCAATTGATTTCCATATCATTGAGATGCCACCAAGTGAATCCGAGAGGGCATCGTCCATCCTACTTGGGAGGCCATTTTTGAGGACCTCtagattcaagttggatgccCATTCGGGAACCTACTCATTCGAGATAGATGGGAGAGTTGTAAGTTTTAGCCTAGAAGAAACAATGAGGCAGCCACTGGAGAATCATTCCATATTCCGGTGTGATCTAATTGGCAACATTGTGGCCGAAGTGCATTATGCAAAGCTAGAAGAAAAACATATGGTTGAAGAAGATAGTGAAGATCCAAGTGAAGAAGTTCAAGTGACAAGCCAAGAGCAAAAGCTAGAATTGAAGTCACTACCACCCCACCTAAA atttgggtcgccacgagcaatcgtgagcgaccaaggttcCCATTTTTGCAATAAGAAAATGGAAGGGCTAATGAGGAAATATAGCATCATGCACAAAGTAGCCACGGCATACCACCCAcaaacaaacggccaagccgaggtTTCCAATCGGGAGATTAAATGCATCTTGGAAAGGATTGTGAAAcccaataggaaagattggagtgcTAAGGTCACCAatgcattatgggcctaccgAACGGCATACAAAACGCCAATTGGCATAAGTCCTTTTTGGTTGGTATATGGCAAAGCTTGCCACTTACCGGTGGAGATAGAGCACAAGGCATATTGGGCCATCAAGGAATGCAATTCGAGTTTGGGTGGAGCCGGAGTTGAGAGGAAGCTACAACTAGCGGAGTTGGAATGTTTGAGgcttgaagcttatgagaattctagactttacaaggagaaaatgaaagccGTGCATGATAGGAACATAAGAG GACAATCCGGCGAGGGATCCGAACAAGTTCCCCAACCGCTATTGAGAACTTGTCTACCTCTTGATCAAACCGAGAAACTATCATGCGGAGCCTTTTCTAGCCCCTCCGGCCCATGTCATACCGCTCATCATACCCCGTATCGAACGGTGGCAATGGGAGTTCCTATTGCGGAACTGCGGGAAGCAAACTTGTCCTAA